In Prinia subflava isolate CZ2003 ecotype Zambia chromosome 1, Cam_Psub_1.2, whole genome shotgun sequence, the DNA window ACTCCTTGAACTCATGGCTgcttccctggagagcctgttccagtgagCAACCACCCTCTGGTTGAAAAGCCTTTCCTAATATTCAACCTGAACTTCGACCAATGCAGCTCCATTCcatttccctgtgtcctgtcactgctctcCAAAGAGGAGATCAGCAGCTCCCCCTCCACTGGCCCCTGGGAGGAAGCTTTACACTGTGCTGGAGTCACTCCTTAtccttctccaagctgaacaagcCAAATGACTTCAGCCAATGCTCCTGAGTCTTGCGCTTGAAACACTCTATCAGTGCCAAACCTGCTCCCACCCCACTGAGGTATCCTAAACCTACATGTCTCTAAGATTGTTGGCATCCAGTGCCACTCACCCATTCCATCTTCATGGCAACATCACTTCCACGATATGTGGATAATATGGATAGCACTTAATAAACTGTTCTTGGTTACAGCAATTGTCACAGACAACAAGCACTTATGACAAACTTTTCCTTAGTCCCATGCACTGTGCTCTCTGCAGATCTAGGATGCTATTTCCTTTCCATGTGACCTCATGTCATATTTTAGGGCATCAGTGCCCTGTGGTTTAATTAGTATGGctgcttctctttctccctggggctgggctgaggagtGACCTGACACGACAGTGTGTCAGATCTGGGAAATTAATTCTCACCCATTTCCTCCTTCATCAGTTAtttgctgcctgctgccctcagTCCTGATAATTATACAGGCAGTTCAAATAGGTCTCGGAAGGACTATGGAATCCTCATTCTTATTTCTGGCTGCTATGCCTGGATGTGCTTCTCCtaagcacagctgctgtgaaggTAAAAATTCAACACAAGACAGTCATTACTTCCTGCCTCTGTGGCCaatggagagaaaaggagagaatctGATGTGCCCAGCGTGACTCATCCCACCCTAAACAAGATATCAAAAATAGACAGGTATTAAGCAAATAATTCCAGAAGGTAATTTATCTTTGGTATTAGTAGCAgatagctgtatttttttttttcttgccagcTAAGCTAGGTTCCATGAACCTGTCCTTTGAAGGTGAACCATTCTTAGCTGGGTGCATGTGTATCTTCTTTCTTGCATTGCTGCTTGCTCCTGGTGAAGTGTTGTTGTAAATACCAAGGAAGGGACAGCGAGGACAGTCACAATTGGAAGCTGATTATGATATCTGCAGCTGTGGTGTCTGCTCTTTGCTGCTTGGGTATCAGAGAGAAGAGAATTGCATAGATATGAGCCAAGGGAAGAGGTACAAACTTTTCTAGACTCCCACACAGCTTTATCCAACTTTGTGAGGAAGCTATGAAATCTATTGCTTTGTTACCTTTTATGCCATATTAAACCTCTATATAGAAActattacattttaattattttacagGTGTGAACAAATATTTGATAATAGTGGGAAATAGTGCGAATGCAATGGTGTGCTGGTTGGGATTGTGCTGGCCCCATGCTCACCCTCAGTGTGGCAAACATCATGCTATTTAAACCTTGTAAATCTGAAGTAAAGCCATGGAAGCAGAAAAGCTTACTGACTGCCCACAGTCAGGCACCATGGtgttttactgcattttttattgGCACAGATTCCTCCCAGCATAACCAGATGAATCAGCCATCTGAGCCAATGTTTAGTAGTCATGAGTAAAGTGGTATTGTTAATATTAAAATGATctagttttgtttggtttgaaaTTAAGTGGACATAGACAAGAAGAAATTGGAGAGGGAAAACAGCAAGCAATCTTGAGAACTTATCTCAGAGAATAGGACCCTTTAGAAGAGTATATGTTGTAGATTTCTTGTCTGTACAAAGCGCCTTTTCAAGGATTCACTGATTGTAATTGTGTGTATTTCTAACAAGTGCCAAAGACAGACAAGGTCTCATGTCCAGCAGTGGGAGGAGGTGTTTTCTTGCCCACTCTACCACAGGGCTGGAGATGATGTACTCCAGACTCACCTGCCCTCATAGTGCAGTTCTCACCCAGAGATTTGCCTGTCTTGACGACCTTGCCAATGTCAGCATCAGCAGAAGAGGGACCTGCTGGGGTATTAGTGGTTTAACACACCAGAAGTCTTGGTCTGTTCCTCCAGCAACCCACTTGCAGATGCAGTGCAACAAATGGAGTTCCTATCTTCACAGTTCCCACAACTGCTTGGCCCAAAGTAATTTGCTTCCTGTTTGGTGGTTTTGTCTCATGACAGTACTGCAGTGCTTTTCTTTCACCTCATCTCTGGGAACAAATACACACATTTTGCTGTGCATACTGCCAGCCAGCCTCTCACTCTTCAGTAAATAGTCATAAGTGCTTAAGTTTTGCCGAATCACCACTGCCTGTGCTGATGCTGCCTCTGAGGGGTCAGGTAGGGATTTTATCTCTACTTTCTCATCTCTACCCACCCCTCATTGCTCTAGAGGTGTTGGAACACTGCTCCCTTCTGCAGAGGCTGCATGAGCCCTTCCAGCCCCCTCTGTCAGGTGGCCATTCTGTCCTCATTTGTACCCtgctcacaaaaaaaaaaggcagctaaTATTAGGTGGTATCTGGGGTTAGGGTGGAAGTCTAAGTGGCTGGTGCAGCCAGTCCCCAGCGGCTGATGGGAGCGCTCCATGGTCCCAGTACATTTAGTGTGCTGGTTATCCTGGAGCCGGAGCAGCccggcaggcagagctggcagctggcagccagctccACGCTGGAGCCATGTCCTGCTTGGCTGGGAGCCCAAGGATGGCCGGAGCACAGGGCCCATGGCCTGGCTGGGTGTCAGGCACACCGGGCCTCCCGCCGCTCCCTGAGTGAATCCTGAAAGTGGCattccacctgcagccctgctggaggagaAAAGCATGCTTGTTCTCCAGCTGTGTGCACTGACACGGCTGCCTgaaccccagctagctctgattctggctgtgccaggggccgttcccaaatctgccagcagattcaGGTAACAGTGCAGAgcaaggctgttcttctacgGCAAACAGGTGTTGTGGTGTCTAGGCTTtggagcaaggactagagaaggcTCTCTTCTGTacaatttctcagagacctttaaTCCCCAAGAGGGGGATataaaaaagaacaaggaaCAAAGCCCATGCCTGCTTTTAAACccgaggggtggggggtgtggaacaagcaggtgattggccCCAGGACAGATGCACAGGGGgtttccataacatagggcagtgtcaggggaaaagatggacagctgaccaaagCTTCTAGGGAGACAAAGGGACAAAGGGGGAGGCATGCTTGGACAGCACCTGACCCATCGAGCGAGGGGGAAACGGGGATGAACCACTGAGATATAGAATTTTAAACAGCTTAATAAAAACCCACCACCATAGTGCACTGTCTGTAACCAGCTCCACCGAAGGGTGTGGAAGGATGTTGCTGAGCACCTcagagaaaagcaacaaaattcTGCACACAAattctgtaaagaaaatgttttatttaaagtgTTAAATACCATCACCAGAATGAGTTTGATTTACATTAGTTGGTGTTCATTACAGGCctaatctgccttttttttccccaactgtaattccttttaactttttaaaacgTACTATTTACAAGACAGCAGTGATCACTGGAATAGTACTATTTACATGACTAAACCATAAGTAGAATTGCAGACgtgtgaaaattaaaaaaaatacattaatttttttaaaataaatactgcatAATGACAATTATGTACAAACCTTCCATGCGTCATGtccttgattttaaaatttgaaataatttatagaGGACTATGCATACAAGAATGTGTGAGCACATCTCACAGTGTCAGGAAAATGGTtatgtatttttgtttaatatcCTAGGGGATATTGTAGACTGCATGTTAGTAGTATTTATTTGCTGCTGGTAGACAGGTGtctaaattatttcaataaatataattttaccAGTCTGTCTATTAACTTAACAATAATCCATTATATAAACTCTGCAGACAAGACACAATCTCATTTTCTATGATATTGCACAAAGTAAAAGGCATTATAAGTGATACTGTTATTACTTTTTCCCTCTTAAGAGGCATGTACAATTTGTTAATGGGAAACTTCAAtagattttcaaataaaatcagaataattcAGTGGCCGTAAAGGTAAATGTAATGTACTTGAAAATTATTGCAAGATTTCAATAATTTCAATTTAACCTTAAGTAGGTATTAAAGGCATACAAAGacccataaaaaaaaaaaggaagaaagatatTTTGTTATTAAACATTAGCCAGTTACATTCCCTTTAAATAACATAACTTAATGAGAAGCTTGAACGTGCAGCACCACCCAATGGTAGTTACTGTCTGCTACAAACCCCAGGGTTTTGAAGCTCCATGAACTGCAGTGAGGTTCTGGTAATGGTGTCAAATGCTGACAGAGTGGTACTGAAAGGCTTTCTTTAAGGCTATTTTACCAACCAAAGACTGATACTTTCCAGACTGATATTACCTAATTATGTCTTTTGCAACGCAAATGTAGTGTATGAAAATTGAACTTTACAGCAGAAGAACTGTATGGATTTGTAACCTTTGTTGCTTTTGTTATTTCAAAAAATGTAGCAATCAATTTGGTTTAGTGCAAATAAAAGTgcttaaatttgttttctaaaaatcaATCAGGTacttaatttttcctctttccaaaaACCTTCAAGAAATAATAGTTCAGTCTTTGAATGAAAGATGCTGGtgctgaaaacaaatttattgAAGACATCTCACAATGGCCACATGATTCCAGTATTTTGCTGTAGAATTCAATTTGAAGgtgagaaaaaatgaaaataagttaCCATGCACTGTACAATAAATTGCAAaagttcaaatattttctttatcaaaTACATGCTGAATTACATTAATGTACTCCCAAGCCATGTTGCAAAATCCTTTTCAACatgcttgaaaaaaattaagctcttaaacaatatttttctcaaataattcagaaatgcagaacAATCTGCAACCCTGAACCAAATATGGGGCATAAGACAGTAGTAAGTCAAAAGGTAGCCATTTTAGAATATGCTGATCTTCCTGGGAGGtagagggggaaaagagcaaAAGGAAGAAGGGAGATTGGgaggagagacagagaaagaaggaGGTAAAAGAAGTGTACAATTTGCACATTATGTTGAACTTTACAAGGCTTGTAccttttacatttaaataaatttaatataatACACTTATTTCTTGTCacataaacagaattttaaatatttgctagaaattattttttatttttaatataagtCTGCAAAAACACAGACCATGACTGCTTTAAAGAATGATAAACGTGGTGTGTCTTTGTATCACCCTGTTGCATTCTCTTCCCTTTAAAACCATGCACtagtgaaatttatttttaaaaataatataaactGTTGAAaatggctgatttttttttttgcaagttgCAGCcccaagaaaataatttaagtgTTCAGCTAAATCTGTGTCCATGCAAAAAAGTTTCTTAATTTCATACAGTACAGTATAtccacagaatttatttttcagagagTCCATCATGTCTGGGGTTTCACTGTGTGAACAGCTGGAGGTATGAAGCCCGCCACTTTAAGTCTTGAACCTTTTCAATATGAAGAGTTTTCAGATCTCAAGCAACTGCTGCAAGTGTCAGTTGACTTTTCCAGCATCCTTAGATTCTTTTCTTCCACTGCCTGCTAATCCACTGATGTGTAACATGGCTTCATGGGAGGGTAGCTCCGTTTCTGTGGCATAACCAAACTTTAGGAGGGGAGGGCAGACAAATAAAGAAATGGGAGCAACAAAACAGATATGCCATTGAAAAGGACTTTTGTTGCATGAAACAGATTGATTTTTTTAGTTTAGTCCATGGCTTCAGATTGGACCAAAACTGAGTCCCTGAACTCCAAACCTATCAGTTCTTCATGATTTCAGTCCATCACCTGAGGGCCTTCCATAGGGCACAATGTGTGCAACTTCCTTGAGAACACAGGATCGCGTTGCAGCCCTAGAAACAGGCTCAGAAGACACAACATTAAGCATGCAGTGTTACCAGGGTTTGCGacctgtaattttattttttgtaacgCTGGTTGCTATGACGACAGTTTCACAGCTGCTATGAGCGAGCATACGAAGGTCCTGTTGAACTTTCAAGAGATGATTGGGAAGCTCTTCTAGTGAGAGGAGCCAAGGTTGGGTCTACTagggaagaaggagggaaaagtTTGAACCACCCAATCACCATGTTGGACAGGTCCAGTTCATCTAAAAGTATCTGTGCCACTCCCATAAAGGATTTGTGATCCATACGTCCATAGTCTCCCCAAACAATTATCTGTtaggaaaagaaacacaagaaaatagaaaaatttcaCCAAAAATGTCAAAAGCTTTAATCTGATTTGTCAAAAAACTCTGCTTATTTAATTAGAGTAAAGAATGAAATATCTGACTACTGACATAGTTTAGTTCTGTGTATACTAATCATGATGCAGTGACAGAAATTATTCACGATGCCAGAGAAAACCCAGAGGGGCCCAAACATACAGCAGAATGATCTATAACTCACTTTTGCTCACTTCTACTTGCATACTCAGTTTCTACTTGCATAAATAGCTATTAATGTTGTATTTATCTGTGCAGCAAGTATATAAAATACgagaatttatttctaaatgaaGCCTGAAACAAGTTTGAAACTCATTCAGTGAAAACTGTACAGGTGACATTTTCAGATTCAGAGGAATAGTTATGCAAATTACCTGTAAAACTTTCCCTTGGGGACTTTCTTCAAATGATAGAAGTTGCTGATAAAGTGGTTCCAGTGTTTTTCTTGCtacctttgttttctttttggctATGCAGACTCCATTTTCTAATAGATACACCTTTACATATGGTGcttaaaagaatgaaaataaagaacagTAGGTAAAGAAGTccagatttttttgtgtaaCACACACACTTTCTATCACCAtataaaaatctgcttttaaaggATATATAACTTACAAGAACAAATCTCACAATCAATATTAACAATTATTCCCATACAAAGCATCCATGCATTTTCTTTACTATTCTCCTTGGgtgtattttttccttgactTTTTGTATGTCTCTTTTACCATGAAACAATTCAGATTTTGACCTGAAAAAATCAGATATTCCTATATATAGCATCCCTATACTGTACAATATGCAAAATAGGCCTATTAAGTAAATGCACGACTTAAAATGACTTTGGTGAGATTTGGATCAATGCTCCAAACtgttaataatttaaaagtacCTACAAGGTGAAAATCAGTGAAGAAAAGACTCTGACACAATTTCTATTTTGGCAAAAGAGCTTGCTAAAAATATCATTATATTGTCCTTTTCACATAGTGTTACAGGACGCCAGATTATAAAATAAGGAGTGAAAATCAAATATTGTTCTACTTTTCAAGTAGATAGATATCTGTTCCACATCTCTTGATTCTCTCTTCAATTCTAAGACTCCTATATAAAATCTTCAGTATATACCTTACTTTCTACCCCATAACTAAGGATGCCTTTGCTattatcaaaaataattttgggtGTTCTGACAGcctgatttttaatttcctccTGAAGGAGGGCTGATTTTTGGTGTATCATTTCAGTGTGGTATACATTACAGTATACAACACTGTCATCTACTGAGATTTGAATTTGTTAACAGCTGCCAAAGCTGAACAGAAAAGCCACAGAATTGTTTGGTTGAATGCTAttcttagaatcatagaatagactgagttggaagggacccattaGGATCATCAAGTCTAACCACTGGCTCCGTGGTAAGTTTGTTACTAAGGTTTTTCCTCCTTACCTGGCAGTGTCTTTGAACCTGGTTTTACAACAAGGCCACGGGCGCGGATTATTTCTACTTCCAGTTGTCCTTTCTTGTCCATCATTCCCACCTGAATATCTCCTagacaacaaaaagaaatcccagcattgtaattcagaaatat includes these proteins:
- the RIMS2 gene encoding regulating synaptic membrane exocytosis protein 2 isoform X41, producing the protein MGRQTAAGGRAMQRSQSRSSLSASFEALAVYFPCMNSLEEEDGEAGGKKLRSTVQRSTETGLAVEMRNWMTRQASRESTDGSMNSYSSEGNLIFPGVRLAADSQFSDFLDGLGPAQLVGRQTLATPSMGDIQVGMMDKKGQLEVEIIRARGLVVKPGSKTLPAPYVKVYLLENGVCIAKKKTKVARKTLEPLYQQLLSFEESPQGKVLQIIVWGDYGRMDHKSFMGVAQILLDELDLSNMVIGWFKLFPPSSLVDPTLAPLTRRASQSSLESSTGPSYARS